A stretch of DNA from Chloroflexia bacterium SDU3-3:
GGGCATGCACCACCATCCAAAAATGACCACTATCGACGAAGGCGCACCCAAGCCGAACGAATACCAACGCACCGTTTCGCTAAAACGGCCTCGGAACACCCGATAAAGTGACACCATGTGAGGGCATGGCCCCTTGCAGTGATCGAGGGACAAGAGCCCCTGCTGCCACCCGCGCAGGGCATCCACCCACCCGCCACGAGAAACCTCTCTGGTGAATGAGGTAACCTGCATCGGGCCGCCCGCGCAGCGCTGCACGCAGTGCCTGTGGGCGGCCCGGCCCCGCCCTACCCCAGCGCCACGCGGTAGCGCAGCGTTTCCGTCCCGCCCATCGACGCCGGGCGGTTGAAGCGCTCCACCAGCACGCCGCCGTTGGCCTCGATCACCCGCTGCGAGGCGATGTTGCCGGGGTCGGTGGTCAGCTCCACATACTCGCGCAGGCCCTCGGCGCGGGCCAGCGGCAGCAGCAGGGCCAGCGCCCGCGTGGCGTAGCCCCGCCGCCGCTTCCAGGCCACCACGCTATAGCCCACGTGCCCCAGCACGTGCGGCGGCAGCGCGGCGGTGCCCGGCTGCCAGCGCAGGTTGATCGCGCCGCAGAACGCGCCATCCCACATCCACAGCGCCACCCCCGGCAGCCGGTTCA
This window harbors:
- a CDS encoding GNAT family N-acetyltransferase, with the translated sequence MFELVWPAEAYLPGYVDALRRGWSPNTMRPEAAQEELARIGADAAAFVRSKVDREAAGGPITLPDGSQVNRLPGVALWMWDGAFCGAINLRWQPGTAALPPHVLGHVGYSVVAWKRRRGYATRALALLLPLARAEGLREYVELTTDPGNIASQRVIEANGGVLVERFNRPASMGGTETLRYRVALG